A single Pseudanabaenaceae cyanobacterium SKYG29 DNA region contains:
- the hisB gene encoding imidazoleglycerol-phosphate dehydratase HisB: MTDRIAQVQRQTGETYVDVTLNLDGTGKAEIDTGIPFLDHMLHQLSSHSLIDLRIKAKGDLHIDDHHTNEDVGITLGQCLSKALGDRKGIQRFGHFLAPLDEALIEVALDFSGRPYLVYGLQIPTDRVGTYDTQLVREFYQGLVNHAQITLHLRQLGGINSHHIIEASFKAFARALRMAVALDPRRLGEVPSSKGLL, translated from the coding sequence ATGACCGATCGGATTGCCCAAGTTCAGCGCCAAACGGGAGAAACCTATGTTGATGTGACCCTCAATCTCGATGGCACAGGGAAGGCGGAGATTGACACGGGTATTCCTTTTTTAGACCATATGTTGCACCAACTGTCCTCCCATAGTTTGATCGACTTGAGAATTAAGGCAAAAGGAGACTTGCACATCGATGACCACCATACCAATGAAGATGTGGGTATTACCCTAGGTCAATGTCTCAGTAAGGCATTGGGCGATCGGAAAGGCATTCAGCGCTTTGGTCATTTTTTGGCACCCTTGGATGAAGCATTGATTGAAGTGGCATTGGATTTTTCTGGTCGCCCCTATTTGGTTTACGGGTTGCAAATTCCCACCGATCGGGTTGGCACCTATGACACGCAATTAGTACGGGAATTCTATCAGGGTTTGGTCAATCACGCCCAAATTACCCTCCATCTGCGGCAGTTAGGGGGGATCAATTCCCACCATATTATCGAAGCCTCTTTCAAAGCCTTTGCCCGTGCGCTGCGGATGGCAGTTGCCCTTGATCCCAGACGGCTAGGGGAGGTTCCCAGTTCTAAAGGGTTACTCTAG
- a CDS encoding zinc-dependent alcohol dehydrogenase family protein, with protein MYAVVMTGIGEPEVLQYQSVPDPIIKSPTEMLVKLKAASVNPIDTKLRQRGNFYKQIPAILGCDGAGIVEAVGSAVTKFKVGDAVYFCHGGLGKHQGNYAEYTTIEEDLAALKPTSLSFVEAAAAPLVLITAWEALYDRARLADNKKVLIHGGAGGVGHMAIQLAKHKDAMVATTVSSQEKAEFCLSLCPDVYPIFYKQRDFVAATMQWTNGEGVAVAFDTVGGKVLEQTFAAVEIYGDVVTILAPDADTNWKVARDRNLRISLELMLTPMLQERRDLQKRQVQILEQARSLFDSGKLTVKVGEQLPLKEAAQAHALLAGGKVKGKVVLIPN; from the coding sequence ATGTACGCCGTAGTGATGACAGGGATAGGAGAGCCAGAGGTTTTACAATACCAGTCTGTGCCCGATCCGATTATTAAATCGCCGACAGAAATGTTGGTAAAGTTAAAAGCAGCAAGTGTGAATCCCATTGATACTAAACTGCGGCAGCGGGGCAATTTCTATAAACAAATACCAGCAATTTTAGGCTGTGACGGGGCAGGTATTGTGGAAGCCGTAGGTAGTGCTGTCACCAAATTTAAGGTGGGAGATGCTGTCTATTTTTGCCATGGCGGGCTGGGTAAACACCAGGGCAACTATGCGGAATACACCACGATCGAGGAGGATTTAGCCGCCCTCAAACCTACTTCTCTCTCTTTTGTAGAAGCTGCAGCAGCTCCCCTAGTCCTAATCACAGCTTGGGAGGCTTTGTACGATCGGGCCCGTTTGGCGGACAACAAGAAAGTCCTCATCCATGGTGGGGCAGGGGGAGTTGGTCACATGGCAATTCAATTGGCAAAGCACAAGGATGCTATGGTTGCTACTACTGTCAGTTCCCAGGAAAAAGCAGAATTTTGTCTATCTCTATGTCCAGATGTCTATCCCATTTTTTACAAACAGAGGGATTTCGTGGCAGCAACTATGCAATGGACAAATGGGGAAGGTGTAGCGGTTGCCTTTGATACGGTGGGGGGCAAGGTACTGGAGCAAACCTTTGCGGCAGTGGAAATCTACGGTGATGTCGTGACGATTTTAGCCCCTGATGCTGACACGAACTGGAAGGTAGCAAGGGATAGAAATTTGCGTATTAGTTTAGAGTTGATGTTGACACCTATGCTGCAAGAAAGACGGGATTTACAAAAACGCCAAGTGCAGATTTTAGAACAAGCCCGATCGTTATTTGACAGTGGTAAGCTTACAGTCAAGGTAGGAGAACAGCTACCCCTCAAGGAGGCGGCACAGGCTCATGCTCTTCTGGCTGGGGGTAAGGTAAAGGGTAAAGTAGTGCTAATTCCTAACTAG
- a CDS encoding CCA tRNA nucleotidyltransferase, producing the protein MADSFSPGTGNLNLPIDPADLPRETYCVGGWVRDCLLGRQPLGETREPRPKVDIDFVLPAGSIDTARQIARKYKAPFVLLDREREIARVVLPQGNLDFAKQVGATLLDDLRQRDFCMNAMAVPVHRPGEIIDPHDGIGDLQQKIVRMVSPENIAADPLRILRAYRQAAQLNFTIEPWTHQTIKQLAPLLPQVAIERIRMELTYLLQSDSDWLLTCLEDQIFSPWLPSTKLRLDRFCRLAPTIGQILARYPLQNYFCQAIVNLTLKYAALVPSASMWDFLGLSRQEQKWITTLLRYLPQLPSAENSPLEQYYLFSHVGEMLPALFALARADGIPVSDLWLDRWLNPHDPIAHPATLVTGDDLQQFLAIKPGPRLGQLLIAIREAQILQIVNDREQALEFAKTWWQSTS; encoded by the coding sequence TTGGCAGACAGCTTTAGCCCTGGCACTGGCAACCTAAATTTACCGATCGACCCTGCGGACTTACCTAGGGAGACCTACTGTGTTGGGGGGTGGGTGCGCGATTGTCTGTTGGGGAGACAGCCGCTCGGTGAGACTCGCGAACCGCGCCCTAAAGTAGATATAGATTTCGTCCTACCGGCAGGGAGTATCGACACAGCTAGACAGATTGCTCGCAAATACAAAGCGCCTTTTGTCCTCCTCGATCGGGAACGGGAAATTGCCCGTGTGGTTTTGCCCCAGGGGAACCTAGATTTTGCCAAGCAAGTAGGGGCAACTCTACTAGACGACCTCCGCCAGCGGGATTTTTGTATGAATGCAATGGCTGTACCTGTTCACCGTCCTGGGGAAATTATTGACCCCCACGATGGCATAGGTGACCTGCAGCAGAAAATAGTGAGGATGGTCTCGCCGGAAAATATTGCCGCTGATCCGCTGCGCATTTTGCGTGCCTACCGTCAGGCTGCCCAACTCAACTTCACCATCGAACCCTGGACGCATCAGACTATCAAACAGTTAGCCCCTCTTCTACCCCAGGTAGCGATCGAGCGCATCAGGATGGAACTGACCTACTTACTGCAGAGCGATAGCGACTGGTTGCTTACCTGCCTGGAAGACCAAATTTTCTCCCCCTGGTTGCCCTCAACTAAATTGCGCCTCGATCGGTTTTGTCGCCTTGCTCCGACTATCGGGCAAATTCTGGCGCGTTACCCCCTGCAGAATTATTTTTGCCAAGCGATAGTCAATTTAACTCTCAAGTATGCTGCTCTTGTGCCCAGTGCCAGTATGTGGGATTTTTTGGGCTTAAGCCGCCAGGAACAAAAATGGATTACTACTCTGTTGCGCTACCTGCCCCAGCTCCCCTCGGCGGAAAATTCTCCCCTCGAGCAATACTACCTGTTTAGCCATGTGGGAGAGATGTTGCCCGCCCTATTTGCCCTTGCTAGAGCTGATGGCATCCCTGTCAGTGATCTGTGGCTCGATCGGTGGTTAAATCCCCATGACCCCATTGCCCACCCTGCTACTTTGGTAACTGGGGACGACCTACAACAATTCCTGGCTATCAAACCAGGGCCCCGCCTGGGACAACTCCTCATCGCTATTCGGGAAGCCCAGATTCTGCAAATAGTTAACGATCGGGAACAAGCCCTGGAGTTTGCCAAAACCTGGTGGCAAAGCACTAGTTAG
- the rfbD gene encoding dTDP-4-dehydrorhamnose reductase, whose amino-acid sequence MKILLTGVTGQVGWELQRSLLPLGEVIAPSRTQLDLADPDTIVHCLREIRPEGVINAAAYTAVDLAETEPDLAHRINAVAPGILAEECQRLGAWLIHYSTDYVFDGNSSVPYKPTDPTNPLGAYGKSKRAGELAIAAVGGQYLILRTAWVYGMRGKNFLRTILRLARERQQLRIVNDQVGSPTWSRVIAEVTAHIVPRVREQSGIFHLTCQGSTTWYDFACAILRFDPQRSEQVVTSVEPITTAEYPTPAQRPAYSVLDCSSLEEQFQVHLPPWQTALALALAT is encoded by the coding sequence ATGAAAATTCTCTTAACAGGGGTGACGGGTCAGGTAGGTTGGGAATTACAGCGCAGCCTCCTACCCTTGGGAGAGGTGATTGCTCCATCCCGTACCCAGTTGGACTTGGCAGACCCTGATACAATTGTCCACTGCCTGCGGGAAATACGTCCTGAGGGTGTGATCAATGCCGCTGCCTATACGGCAGTAGATTTGGCGGAGACGGAACCAGACCTCGCCCACAGAATCAATGCAGTTGCCCCTGGGATTTTAGCAGAGGAGTGTCAGCGCTTGGGGGCTTGGTTGATCCACTACTCTACGGACTACGTGTTTGATGGCAATAGTTCTGTTCCCTACAAACCGACTGATCCTACGAATCCCCTAGGTGCCTATGGCAAAAGCAAGCGGGCAGGGGAGTTGGCAATTGCAGCAGTGGGGGGGCAGTATTTAATTTTGCGGACAGCTTGGGTATACGGAATGCGGGGCAAAAATTTTCTGCGGACGATTCTGCGTCTGGCACGGGAGCGGCAACAGTTACGAATTGTCAACGACCAAGTGGGGTCGCCTACCTGGAGTCGGGTAATTGCAGAAGTGACTGCCCATATCGTGCCCAGGGTGAGGGAGCAATCTGGTATTTTTCATCTCACCTGCCAGGGTAGTACGACTTGGTATGATTTTGCCTGTGCGATTTTGCGCTTTGACCCGCAGCGATCGGAGCAAGTGGTTACATCTGTAGAACCCATTACTACAGCGGAATATCCTACCCCTGCCCAACGCCCTGCCTATTCGGTGTTGGATTGTAGTAGCTTAGAGGAGCAGTTTCAGGTACACCTTCCTCCTTGGCAGACAGCTTTAGCCCTGGCACTGGCAACCTAA
- a CDS encoding YciI family protein, translated as MKKFVLWGTYCEDVLQKRAPFRQAHLDYLKSLQTQGKLQTIGPTQDLRRVFGVYLAEDEAEARALIEADPYWQNQVWTSYEVYEWIQAI; from the coding sequence ATGAAGAAGTTTGTCCTCTGGGGTACTTACTGCGAGGATGTGTTACAAAAGCGCGCTCCTTTTCGCCAAGCCCACCTGGATTACCTAAAATCTTTACAGACCCAGGGGAAGTTACAAACGATCGGTCCCACCCAGGACTTGCGGCGGGTGTTCGGTGTATACCTTGCTGAGGACGAAGCTGAGGCGAGGGCGCTGATTGAGGCTGACCCCTACTGGCAAAACCAAGTTTGGACTAGCTATGAAGTCTACGAGTGGATACAGGCAATCTGA
- a CDS encoding fatty acid desaturase — protein MTITTEEAQRPVLPAGVTQPCLNLRSVLQTLPPQCFQRSPLRAWLGVLVSVIAVAIGYGGLSIAPWFLLPPLWVFTGTALTGFFVLGHECGHRSFSAQRWVNDWLGHLLFLPLLYPFYPWRFQHDHHHQYTNLLEEDNAWAPFTTEIYKSHNLVMQFFYRLLRGRFWWLGSIAHWAAVHFDAVKFPPRQRQQVRFSTHLVFLYALIFFPALLVSTGVWGVVKFFLAPWLVYHFWMSTFTLVHHTMPDIPFKTRSEWSAVEAQLMGSVHCDYPWWVEFLCHDINWHIPHHLAPSIPFYRLRLAQAALEEHWGEYLYKTRFSWALLKTIGDRCHLHDDRKCYRSFQEAGL, from the coding sequence ATGACCATTACAACTGAAGAAGCGCAGCGCCCAGTTCTGCCCGCGGGCGTAACTCAACCCTGCCTAAACCTGCGGAGTGTGTTGCAAACCCTGCCCCCCCAGTGTTTCCAGCGTTCACCTCTGCGGGCCTGGCTAGGGGTACTTGTCAGTGTCATTGCTGTAGCGATCGGTTATGGGGGCTTGAGTATTGCCCCTTGGTTCCTCCTGCCGCCTCTGTGGGTGTTTACAGGTACTGCCCTCACAGGTTTCTTTGTCCTAGGGCATGAGTGCGGACACCGATCGTTTTCTGCGCAGCGCTGGGTGAATGACTGGCTGGGACATCTTTTGTTCTTGCCCCTACTCTATCCCTTCTATCCTTGGCGCTTTCAGCATGACCATCACCATCAGTACACTAATTTACTGGAAGAAGATAACGCCTGGGCACCCTTCACCACAGAAATTTACAAAAGTCACAACTTGGTCATGCAGTTTTTCTACCGGCTGTTGCGAGGACGTTTTTGGTGGTTGGGTTCCATAGCCCACTGGGCAGCCGTCCATTTTGATGCAGTTAAGTTCCCCCCGCGGCAACGGCAACAGGTACGTTTCTCCACCCACTTAGTCTTCCTCTACGCCCTCATCTTCTTCCCTGCTCTCTTGGTCAGTACGGGGGTCTGGGGTGTCGTCAAGTTTTTCCTAGCTCCCTGGTTGGTCTACCACTTCTGGATGAGTACGTTCACTTTGGTACACCACACTATGCCAGATATCCCCTTCAAAACTCGGTCAGAGTGGTCAGCTGTGGAAGCGCAATTGATGGGGTCTGTACACTGCGACTACCCCTGGTGGGTGGAATTCCTTTGCCATGACATCAACTGGCATATTCCCCACCATTTGGCTCCCTCTATCCCCTTCTATCGTCTACGGTTAGCACAAGCTGCCTTGGAGGAGCATTGGGGAGAATACCTCTACAAAACCCGCTTCTCTTGGGCATTGCTTAAAACTATTGGCGATCGCTGCCACCTCCACGATGACCGCAAATGTTATCGCTCCTTTCAGGAGGCAGGTCTATGA
- a CDS encoding methionine gamma-lyase family protein, translating into MHPLLETAIAELQPLFHAIDRQTQRHLDRVLQAFRQAQVGSHHFASVLGYGHNDRGREIVDTVFATVLGAERALVRVQIVSGTHAIACCLFGNLRPGDELLAVVGAPYDTLEPVIGKYPSPGSLAEWQIKYRELPLTPQATIDWAALAHAIRPETKIVLIQRSCGYSWRPSLDLADIQRIVEVVKNQNPHTICFVDNCYGEFVLEQEPTAVGADLIAGSLIKNPGGTIAPTGGYIAGKAEYVEKAANYLTAPGIGAEGGTMLEQTRLILQGLFLAPQMVGEALKCSHLAAVVWDRLGYPVNPPAFAPRRDIIQAIKLGTPEKLVEFCRTVQRYSPIDSYVDPVPAPMPGYISDLVMAGGTFIDGSTLELSADAPLREPYVVFLQGGTHWTHMAIVLEQLIEKLGINAR; encoded by the coding sequence ATGCACCCTCTGCTTGAGACGGCAATTGCCGAACTGCAACCCCTCTTCCACGCCATCGATCGACAAACCCAACGCCACTTAGACAGGGTTTTGCAAGCATTCCGCCAGGCACAAGTTGGCAGTCATCATTTCGCCAGTGTGTTAGGCTACGGACACAACGATCGGGGGCGGGAAATTGTCGATACTGTCTTTGCCACAGTTTTGGGAGCGGAGCGCGCCCTAGTCAGAGTACAAATCGTATCGGGTACCCATGCCATCGCCTGTTGTCTATTCGGTAACCTCCGCCCTGGGGATGAATTATTAGCCGTGGTGGGTGCACCCTACGACACCCTCGAACCCGTAATTGGCAAGTATCCCAGCCCTGGCTCTCTGGCAGAATGGCAAATCAAGTACAGGGAACTACCGCTTACTCCCCAGGCAACGATCGATTGGGCTGCCCTTGCCCATGCCATTCGTCCTGAAACTAAGATAGTACTGATTCAGCGCTCCTGCGGCTATAGCTGGCGACCAAGTTTGGACTTAGCAGACATCCAGCGCATTGTAGAAGTAGTCAAAAACCAAAACCCCCACACTATTTGCTTCGTCGACAATTGCTACGGAGAGTTTGTGTTAGAGCAAGAGCCAACGGCAGTCGGTGCGGATTTAATTGCTGGTTCTCTGATCAAAAATCCAGGGGGAACGATCGCTCCCACGGGTGGTTACATTGCGGGCAAAGCAGAGTACGTAGAAAAAGCTGCTAACTACCTGACCGCTCCTGGCATTGGCGCAGAGGGAGGCACCATGCTAGAACAAACCCGCCTCATTTTACAGGGACTATTTCTAGCTCCCCAGATGGTGGGAGAAGCCCTCAAATGTAGCCACTTAGCAGCAGTGGTATGGGATCGCTTAGGCTATCCTGTCAATCCACCCGCCTTTGCCCCGCGGCGGGACATCATTCAAGCCATCAAACTGGGTACACCAGAAAAGCTAGTGGAATTTTGCCGCACTGTCCAACGCTATTCCCCCATCGACAGCTACGTTGACCCTGTGCCTGCTCCCATGCCTGGTTATATCAGCGACTTAGTCATGGCAGGGGGGACATTCATTGATGGCAGTACCCTGGAACTTTCTGCTGATGCTCCTCTCCGTGAACCCTATGTGGTGTTTCTGCAGGGGGGAACTCACTGGACTCATATGGCGATCGTCCTAGAGCAACTAATAGAGAAACTAGGAATAAACGCTAGGTAA
- a CDS encoding BMC domain-containing protein gives MAYIPDPSLTDLALGMVSTQSYPAIVGTADMMLKSAGVVLVGFEKIGSGHCTAIIRGKIADVRLAVQAGAETAEQFGQLVSTCIIPRPLPNLEVILPISSRMGNLLNLSYSLLKGQAVGLLETRGFPAMVGAADVMLKTADVHLAAYETIGAGLCTAIIRGNVADVALAIEAGMYEAERIGEFHSLMIVPRPLDDMEMVLPLHECWLQKPEPVRLPVKIKEKELVEIPSYKEVEL, from the coding sequence ATGGCTTACATCCCTGATCCCTCCCTTACCGATCTTGCCCTAGGCATGGTCTCCACCCAGAGCTACCCAGCGATCGTAGGCACAGCGGACATGATGTTGAAGTCGGCAGGGGTAGTGCTAGTGGGCTTTGAAAAAATTGGCAGTGGTCACTGTACCGCTATCATCAGAGGCAAGATTGCCGATGTACGTCTAGCCGTCCAAGCAGGAGCAGAGACAGCGGAGCAGTTTGGGCAGTTAGTTTCCACCTGTATCATTCCCCGACCCTTGCCCAATTTGGAGGTGATTCTCCCTATCAGCAGTCGGATGGGCAATTTACTCAATCTCTCCTACAGTCTGTTGAAGGGGCAGGCGGTGGGCTTACTGGAAACTAGGGGCTTCCCCGCAATGGTGGGGGCGGCCGATGTCATGCTGAAAACGGCGGATGTGCACCTAGCAGCCTATGAAACGATCGGGGCAGGTTTGTGTACTGCTATCATTAGGGGCAATGTGGCGGATGTGGCCTTAGCGATCGAGGCGGGGATGTACGAAGCGGAACGGATTGGTGAATTTCATAGCTTGATGATTGTACCCCGTCCGCTGGATGATATGGAAATGGTGCTCCCTCTGCACGAATGCTGGCTACAAAAACCAGAACCTGTACGCTTGCCTGTCAAGATCAAGGAAAAAGAACTGGTGGAAATCCCCTCCTACAAGGAAGTGGAACTTTGA
- a CDS encoding CPBP family intramembrane metalloprotease — MNTWRLEREQVLGVIAVTTLFLWAIAAVCLFLLHLPLIPMQLSLSQGLLGLALGLGISGVSYVLYRYIKPFRDSADEKFWLVVAPLTYQDLVWLGVLPGLSEEMLFRGILLPALGSNWFGVVTSSVIFGILHLSQPRFCLYVFCVICIGMIFAIMTLTTGSTLTATVAHITTNILSAWLWKLYLSKPAN; from the coding sequence ATGAATACCTGGCGATTAGAGCGGGAGCAGGTTTTAGGTGTAATTGCGGTTACGACCCTATTTTTGTGGGCTATTGCGGCGGTCTGCCTATTCCTATTGCACTTGCCCCTAATACCGATGCAATTGAGCTTATCCCAGGGTTTGCTTGGCCTAGCTTTGGGTTTAGGTATCAGCGGTGTCAGTTATGTGCTTTATCGCTACATTAAACCGTTTCGTGACAGTGCGGACGAAAAATTCTGGCTAGTAGTAGCCCCTTTAACCTACCAAGACCTAGTATGGCTGGGTGTTTTACCAGGATTAAGTGAGGAGATGCTATTTAGGGGTATTCTTCTGCCTGCTTTGGGTTCAAACTGGTTTGGTGTTGTCACTAGTAGTGTTATCTTTGGCATCTTACATCTCAGTCAACCCCGTTTTTGTCTGTACGTTTTCTGTGTAATTTGTATAGGCATGATTTTCGCTATAATGACTCTAACCACAGGGAGCACCCTCACTGCCACTGTTGCCCATATCACTACAAATATCTTATCAGCCTGGCTATGGAAACTCTACCTCAGTAAACCTGCCAATTAA
- a CDS encoding SEC59/DGK1/VTE5 family protein — protein sequence MTISNNLFWQLALVLLWLASVFSLAAIVQKIGTTEQVRKVVHIGTGNILPLAWYFNFPLWFCLAFCVAFCVITFLSYHLPILPVINSVGRRTYGVFFYALSITVLVAYFWTIKQPAFAVLGVLVMSWGDGIAALVGQKWGKHPYQIWGNHKSWEGSGVMALICFVVTVTVLATARGIAVELLPIGCLVAIVATICEAVSPAGSDNLTVPIGSGLLAYLLTGIWG from the coding sequence ATGACCATTTCCAACAATTTGTTCTGGCAATTGGCACTTGTCCTCCTGTGGCTAGCGAGTGTTTTTTCTTTGGCGGCGATCGTGCAAAAGATCGGTACAACGGAGCAAGTCCGCAAAGTAGTGCATATTGGCACGGGCAACATTTTACCCCTGGCGTGGTACTTTAACTTTCCCTTGTGGTTTTGTCTAGCCTTCTGTGTCGCCTTTTGCGTTATTACTTTTCTGTCTTATCACTTGCCCATCTTGCCCGTGATTAACAGCGTAGGCAGGCGCACCTATGGTGTTTTTTTCTATGCTCTCAGTATCACTGTTCTAGTTGCCTATTTTTGGACAATTAAACAACCCGCTTTCGCTGTCTTGGGCGTACTGGTAATGAGCTGGGGAGACGGTATTGCCGCTCTGGTAGGACAAAAATGGGGTAAACATCCTTACCAAATCTGGGGAAATCATAAAAGTTGGGAAGGTTCAGGGGTGATGGCGTTAATATGTTTTGTAGTCACAGTTACTGTTTTAGCCACAGCAAGGGGAATAGCAGTGGAGTTGTTACCCATTGGATGCCTGGTAGCGATAGTAGCAACAATTTGCGAGGCAGTGTCACCTGCTGGGAGCGACAATCTAACTGTCCCGATCGGGAGTGGCTTGCTTGCTTATTTACTGACTGGAATTTGGGGTTAG
- a CDS encoding glycosyltransferase family 39 protein → MPEQIVGNGHGENNNLSNYPNGWVVFWLGWGLLVRLTIGAILPAGYDETYYYLYVHYLDWSYFDHPLLVALTTGLGTWLTGAVTPFTIRLGSILLYTGTLYFFYLTAKRLFNPRSALFSLVLATLIPFFTVGFGVLTLPDSSLMFFWSLTLYLASWEFWREEIYLPSWRILLISIAIGLACLGKYHGFLLGFGLVLFCLFSDRHRRALWSKWTVLGFVFFLITISPLLWWNYQWDWVSFKFQSGRAVPDRSYSLVDLFVTFLVSNGYLFPSLGLPLWWVSMAKLGQAWLGKVSEQEKLILAVSVPVFLGFTLMGGYRQILPSWHMPGFFTAVILLGEWVSIWHDRYPHRVRIWLWSSGMVIFSLLTVALLHTSYGLLQKGGKYAIAGGFWDIKQDPSTELVDVVQMRQVFLQDATIREQLKTVDFIFCNNFFLAGQVGMALVPQIKQPVTTFATDLRGFAFWEDDRSWLGKNGLYITSQLFAEDLSKYDGYFDRITFIKELPLYRAGQVAQTFLIYRAEHLRKTYPRPYGINRVPAQN, encoded by the coding sequence TTGCCAGAACAAATTGTTGGAAATGGTCATGGGGAAAACAATAACCTGAGTAACTATCCTAACGGATGGGTGGTGTTTTGGTTGGGGTGGGGTTTGCTGGTGCGGTTAACGATCGGGGCAATCTTACCAGCGGGTTACGATGAGACCTATTACTATCTTTACGTGCACTATCTAGATTGGAGTTACTTTGACCATCCTCTCTTAGTCGCTCTGACAACGGGTTTGGGCACATGGCTTACAGGGGCTGTCACTCCTTTCACTATCCGCCTGGGTTCGATCTTGCTCTACACAGGCACATTGTATTTTTTCTACTTGACTGCTAAACGATTGTTTAACCCCCGATCGGCTCTCTTTTCTTTAGTCTTAGCTACCCTCATACCGTTTTTTACAGTTGGGTTTGGTGTTTTAACTTTACCTGACAGCTCCTTAATGTTTTTTTGGTCTTTGACTCTTTATCTAGCTAGTTGGGAGTTCTGGCGGGAAGAAATTTATCTGCCTTCTTGGCGGATTTTGTTGATTAGTATAGCGATCGGTTTGGCTTGCTTGGGTAAATATCATGGCTTTTTATTGGGTTTTGGTCTGGTTTTATTTTGCCTGTTTAGTGATAGGCACCGGCGGGCTTTGTGGTCGAAGTGGACTGTTTTAGGATTTGTCTTTTTCCTGATCACTATTTCCCCGCTACTGTGGTGGAATTACCAGTGGGATTGGGTGTCTTTTAAGTTTCAATCAGGGCGAGCTGTCCCCGATCGATCTTACAGTTTGGTGGATTTATTTGTCACTTTTTTGGTGAGCAATGGCTATTTATTTCCCAGCTTGGGTCTACCTTTGTGGTGGGTAAGTATGGCAAAACTGGGACAAGCATGGCTAGGGAAAGTGTCAGAGCAGGAAAAATTAATTCTAGCAGTGAGTGTGCCTGTATTTTTGGGCTTTACCTTGATGGGGGGCTATCGCCAAATCCTACCTAGTTGGCATATGCCAGGCTTTTTTACGGCAGTAATCCTCCTGGGGGAGTGGGTGAGTATCTGGCACGATCGGTATCCCCACAGGGTGAGAATTTGGCTGTGGAGTTCAGGCATGGTTATTTTTTCACTCCTCACAGTAGCACTCCTGCACACTAGCTACGGGTTGCTGCAAAAGGGGGGCAAATATGCCATTGCTGGGGGGTTTTGGGACATTAAACAAGACCCTTCTACGGAATTAGTAGATGTGGTACAAATGCGTCAGGTCTTTCTGCAAGATGCCACGATCCGCGAGCAACTAAAAACGGTGGATTTTATCTTTTGTAATAACTTCTTTTTAGCAGGGCAGGTAGGCATGGCTCTAGTACCCCAAATTAAACAACCCGTCACTACTTTTGCTACTGATTTGCGGGGATTTGCCTTCTGGGAAGACGATCGATCGTGGTTAGGTAAAAACGGTCTTTACATCACTTCCCAACTGTTTGCCGAAGATTTAAGTAAGTATGATGGCTATTTCGATCGGATCACTTTTATCAAGGAGTTACCCCTCTATCGCGCTGGTCAGGTGGCACAAACCTTTCTCATCTACCGCGCAGAACATCTGCGTAAGACCTATCCCCGTCCCTATGGCATTAACCGTGTACCTGCCCAGAATTGA
- a CDS encoding RNA methyltransferase — protein sequence MISSVHNPLVKQLRQLGESSKHRHRQGQMLLEGTHLIQEAIAVNYPLTIVCYTQTWQNKETDLYQQLLSYKCQMELVADHVLSSIATTLHPDGIVASAPLPSPASLQIKKLALALEGIQDPGNMGTIIRSSKAAGCEGIIVDKNCVDLTNPKILRATAGQWFRSVIKPVDNFLAELAYWQQQGIKVVATGAKAERTFWEYDFSQPSLLVLGNEGKGLSAAVMEIADVCLSIPVAEGVESLNVAMTATLLLYEAKRQFWAGTRLMP from the coding sequence ATGATTTCCAGTGTGCACAATCCCCTAGTCAAACAACTGCGCCAACTGGGGGAAAGTAGTAAACACCGCCACAGGCAAGGACAGATGCTGTTGGAGGGAACACACCTGATCCAAGAGGCAATCGCTGTTAATTATCCCTTAACGATCGTGTGTTATACCCAGACCTGGCAAAACAAGGAGACTGACCTATACCAGCAGCTTTTATCTTACAAATGTCAGATGGAATTGGTGGCAGACCATGTGCTAAGTTCTATTGCCACAACTTTACATCCTGATGGGATTGTGGCTAGTGCTCCTTTGCCCAGCCCTGCCAGCTTGCAGATCAAAAAACTGGCATTAGCCCTAGAGGGAATTCAAGACCCAGGCAACATGGGCACAATTATCAGAAGCAGCAAAGCCGCTGGGTGTGAGGGGATAATTGTCGACAAAAACTGCGTTGATCTGACCAACCCTAAAATCCTCAGGGCAACGGCGGGACAATGGTTCCGATCGGTGATTAAACCCGTGGATAACTTCCTAGCAGAACTAGCTTACTGGCAACAACAGGGGATAAAAGTAGTGGCAACAGGGGCAAAAGCCGAGCGGACATTTTGGGAATATGATTTTTCCCAGCCTTCTTTGTTGGTGTTGGGGAATGAAGGTAAAGGTTTATCAGCAGCAGTTATGGAGATAGCAGATGTTTGTCTTTCCATTCCTGTGGCAGAGGGGGTGGAGTCTTTGAATGTAGCTATGACCGCTACGTTGTTGTTATACGAGGCTAAACGTCAATTCTGGGCAGGTACACGGTTAATGCCATAG